A region of Methanobrevibacter sp. DNA encodes the following proteins:
- the mbhE gene encoding hydrogen gas-evolving membrane-bound hydrogenase subunit E, with protein sequence MSNQNTIRNLIAAVVTAIFSVTLLDAIFHLSSIINAGVSNIYNALGTQIAPNMVTVVIFDFRAYDTLGEAIILLTAGLVVLLVFGRGLLEDKQ encoded by the coding sequence TTGTCTAATCAAAATACAATTCGTAATTTAATTGCGGCCGTGGTAACTGCAATATTTTCAGTTACTTTACTTGATGCAATATTCCATTTAAGCAGCATAATCAATGCTGGTGTAAGCAATATATATAATGCTTTGGGAACTCAAATTGCTCCAAACATGGTAACTGTTGTTATTTTTGATTTCAGAGCATATGATACATTAGGTGAAGCAATTATTTTATTGACTGCCGGTTTAGTAGTATTACTTGTCTTTGGTAGAGGATTATTGGAGGATAAACAATGA